A genomic segment from Solenopsis invicta isolate M01_SB chromosome 5, UNIL_Sinv_3.0, whole genome shotgun sequence encodes:
- the LOC105195297 gene encoding SLIT-ROBO Rho GTPase-activating protein 1 isoform X3, protein MFKLAGRHEWEAWTKDIRLQLNEQLRCLDVRMEAQVALVAELQDFFRKRAELELDYSKSLDKMARSIQLRHKEQKQKREQWPLFSSYACWQQLVNETKSLSRDHAALSEVYSTHLVGRLNQVMEDVQRIYKRCREIGYETHEEILRVLHELHTTMKTYHAYQAESRQAETKLRVAEQQRNKLEVANADSREKLARSKKYKLIEKEVNKRKSKYQEAKLKALKARNEYILCLEASNTTIHKYFVDDLSDLIDCMDFGFHNCIARALLMHCSAEEGRQRSLQSGAEQLAAFVGALDSRADKQRFLESHHAAFMIPKKFEFQGQRGDETPEPELQKMLHSEMEQRLQQLQQRVTSLRTESEEVWKTLETAEASLLEMLTAKDYDCSRYFGENAVPTSRPPETLQIKLRADRQETEEFYLTKFREYLLGTSRIARLDAKQEYIRQSLLDGSNASPNPSISATKQKQARRKRIGRLQMNGQPKLFGGSLEEYLESTNQEIPLIMKSCIRVINLYGLHHQGIFRVSGSQVEINNFREWFERGEDPLADVTDASDINSVAGVLKLYLRELREPLFPIIYFEHLMELAQLESKQDFVNKMKEMIASLPRPVVIVMRYLFAFLNHLSEFSDENMMDPYNLAICFGPTLVPVPEDKDQVQYQNQVNELIKNIITFCEEIFPEDIGGTQYEKYISREPDDVDVGDSPTDQAQEDMDSEVYPSEDESENLEATAQFDFNARSERELSFKKGDTLTLYTQVSNDWWRGALAGREGLIPDKYIMLKIKDEEREKELLKSSSEESMRRRASSSADSVLSSNNSPLMGPSANPSTWSSGAASDMSSSATTNMITDNSNASGIIASVVTNVPCISSSAQPIISREMRSKGMPLAQGACLSPADILSASEADSVTSSRPARTSTPTENEKHSEQHRNNADGILQVALENNVDCGIDGGSANSTQQQQQQQQRGGGSNEEIANEDLGRNVLAMMSLDGIVTKRSAAGRKQQHWKSQSVGENVLAQQHQQLQLLSHANSMPTSTTTIAAIAAGTTTTTTTTILTPDADESHQDQQQTTNFSANRELWQRRATSQTQPTPRSSSYSRTSQEFREMRQKHTPDLVMDLPLSAQDPVGKKSASSSSLSSSDEETTMPLSLLAQQQQQTPPSRAEAATSPTGGPESPDMSTAAERFAKQNQCTLKKNTKTVNSENAATTAGNNKLKRIETTAAEHDGTGGIVVVDVENDEIVRSVSSNQITVDSVSGGGGGGGGGGGGSGGSSGSGGIPLRSPLPPRSTPKIVAKFADMHLTGGSQVVSSFKPQVKVKPTILRKPVLPFPHPHMSPELARKIEKQAQSAEQAN, encoded by the exons ATATACGGCTACAGCTGAACGAGCAGCTGCGATGTCTCGACGTGAGGATGGAGGCGCAAGTCGCCCTCGTGGCCGAGCTCCAGGATTTTTTTCGCAAAAGGGCGGAACTGGAGCTGGACTACAGCAAGTCTCTCGACAAGATGGCCAGGAGCATACAGTTGCGGCATAAGGAGCAGAAACAAAA GCGGGAACAATGGCCCCTGTTCTCCAGCTACGCCTGTTGGCAGCAGCTCGTAAACGAGACCAAGTCCCTCAGCAGGGACCATGCCGCCCTGTCCGAGGTTTACAGCACCCACCTCGTGGGCCGTCTCAATCAGGTGATGGAGGACGTGCAGCGAATTTACAAGCGT TGTCGTGAGATCGGCTACGAGACACATGAGGAGATATTGCGAGTGCTACACGAGCTGCATACGACGATGAAGACCTACCATGCCTATCAGGCTGAATCCAGGCAGGCGGAGACGAAGCTCCGCGTTGCCGAGCAGCAACGCAACAAGCTCGAGGTGGCGAACGCGGACAGCCGTGAGAAGCTCGCGCGCAGTAAGAAATACAAGCTCATCGAGAAGGAAGTCAATAAG AGGAAGAGCAAGTACCAAGAGGCAAAACTGAAGGCACTCAAGGCGAGAAACGAGTATATCCTGTGCTTGGAAGCTTCCAACACGACGATACACAAGTATTTCGTCGATGACCTGTCCGATCTTATTGAC TGTATGGACTTTGGATTCCACAATTGCATAGCAAGAGCACTGCTGATGCATTGCAGCGCGGAGGAGGGTAGGCAACGTTCTCTGCAATCTGGCGCCGAACAATTAGCTGCGTTCGTCGGTGCACTCGACTCCCGGGCGGATAAGCAGAGATTCCTGGAGTCTCATCACGCGGCCTTTATGATTCCTAAGAAGTTTGAATTCCAAGGACAGCGTGGAGATGAG ACGCCTGAACCCGAACTGCAAAAGATGCTGCACTCGGAGATGGAACAACGATTGCAGCAACTACAGCAGAGGGTGACGTCTTTGCGAACCGAATCGGAGGAGGTGTGGAAGACACTGGAAACGGCGGAGGCTAGCCTTCTCGAGATGCTGACCGCCAAAGATTACGACTGTTCGAGATACTTTGGCGAGAATGCTGTACCTACGTCGAGGCCGCCGGAGACACTGCAGATCAAGTTGCGAGCTGACAGACAGGAGACTGAAGAATTCTACCTCACG AAATTCAGGGAGTACCTTCTCGGGACGTCGAGAATAGCCAGGTTAGACGCGAAACAGGAGTACATCCGGCAGAGCCTTTTGGATGGCTCAAACGCCAGTCCAAACCCGTCGATTTCCGCGACGAAGCAGAAGCAGGCGCGTCGCAAGCGAATCGGTCGCCTGCAGATGAACGGTCAACCGAAACTGTTCGGCGGTTCACTCGAGGAGTACTTGGAGAGCACAAATCAGGAAATACCGCTGATCATGAAGAGTTGCATTCGCGTGATCAATCTGTACGGCTTACACCATCAGGGTATCTTCCGCGTGTCGGGGTCGCAGGTAGAAATTAACAACTTCCGCGAGTGGTTCGAGCGTGGCGAGGATCCACTTGCGGATGTTACCGACGCTTCGGATATCAACAGCGTCGCTGGCGTGTTGAAGCTCTATCTGAGGGAGTTGCGCGAACCCCTCTTTCCCATCATTTATTTCGAGCATCTGATGGAATTGGCGCAGCTCGAATCGAAGCAAGATTTTGTTAACAAGATGAAGGAAATGATTGCGAGTCTGCCGCGACCAGTCGTAATCGTTATGCGATATCTTTTCGCTTTTCTCAACCA TCTGTCGGAATTCTCGGATGAAAATATGATGGATCCCTACAACCTGGCTATCTGTTTCGGTCCGACCTTGGTGCCTGTTCCGGAAGACAAAGATCAGGTCCAATATCAAAATCAGGTCAATGagcttattaaaaatattatcacctTTTGTGAAGAAATTTTCCCAGAGGATATCGGAGGCACTCAATACGAGAAATACATTAGCAGGGAACCCGACGACGT GGATGTGGGGGATTCGCCGACGGATCAAGCTCAGGAAGACATGGACTCGGAAGTTTACCCGTCCGAAGATG AATCGGAGAATCTCGAAGCTACAGCTCAGTTTGATTTTAATGCGAGATCTGAAAGAGAGCTGAGTTTCAAAAAGGGCGACACCTTGACGCTGTACACGCAGGTCAGCAATGATTGGTGGCGGGGCGCTCTGGCTGGCAGAGAGGGATTGATTCCcgataaatatattatgctCAAGATAAA GGATGAGGAGCGTGAGAAGGAACTTTTAAAATCGTCCAGCGAGGAATCTATGCGCAGAAGAGCGTCTAGTTCAGCGGATAGCGTATTATCAAGTAATAACTCGCCGCTCATGGGCCCGTCAGCGAATCCAAGCACCTGGTCATCCGGCGCGGCGTCCGATATGTCATCATCCGCCACGACGAACATGATAACGGACAATAGTAATGCCAGTGGTATTATCGCGTCTGTGGTGACGAATGTGCCCTGCATCTCGTCGTCGGCGCAACCGATCATCAGTCGAGAG ATGAGATCAAAAGGAATGCCGCTCGCGCAGGGAGCCTGCTTGTCTCCAGCGGATATTCTTTCGGCTTCCGAG GCTGATTCCGTGACTTCGTCGAGGCCGGCCAGGACGTCCACTCCTACGGAAAACGAGAAGCATTCGGAGCAACATCGGAATAACGCGGATGGCATTCTCCAGGTTGCCCTGGAAAATAATGTCGACTGCGGCATCGACGGCGGTAGCGCGAATTCCactcagcagcagcagcagcagcagcaacgagGCGGAGGCAGCAATGAGGAGATCGCCAACGAGGATCTGGGGCGCAACGTCCTGGCAATGATGTCGTTGGATGGTATCGTGACGAAACGCAGCGCCGCCGGTCGAAAGCAGCAGCATTGGAAGTCGCAGAGCGTCGGCGAGAACGTGCTGGCGCAGCAGCATCAGCAGCTGCAGTTGCTGTCGCACGCGAACTCTATGCCAACCTCGACGACAACAATCGCCGCGATAGCGGCGGgaacgacaacaacgacgacaacgaccaTCTTAACGCCGGATGCCGACGAGTCGCATCAGGATCAACAGCAAACGACCAACTTCTCGGCGAACCGTGAACTCTGGCAGCGTCGCGCCACTTCCCAAACGCAGCCGACCCCCAGATCGTCGTCCTACTCCCGCACATCCCAGGAGTTTCGCGAGATGAGACAGAAGCACACGCCCGACCTAGTGATGGATCTGCCGCTGTCGGCGCAGGATCCGGTCGGCAAGAAATCCGCGTCGTCCAGCAGTCTAAGTAGCTCGGACGAAGAGACGACGATGCCGTTATCCTTATTggcgcagcagcagcagcagacgCCACCCTCGCGAGCGGAGGCGGCCACATCGCCAACCGGCGGTCCCGAGTCACCGGACATGAGCACCGCTGCCGAGCGCTTCGCCAAGCAGAATCAGTGCACCCTGAAGAAAAACACGAAGACCGTGAATTCAGAGAACGCCGCTACCACCGCTGGCAACAACAAGCTGAAGCGAATCGAGACAACGGCGGCAGAGCATGACGGAACGGGGggcatcgtcgtcgtcgacgtggAAAACGACGAGATCGTCCGATCGGTCAGCTCGAATCAGATTACCGTCGACAGCGtcagcggtggtggtggtggtggtggtggtggtggtggtggtagcgGAGGAAGTAGCGGAAGTGGAGGGATACCACTCAGGTCACCCT
- the LOC105195297 gene encoding SLIT-ROBO Rho GTPase-activating protein 1 isoform X4 gives MDEEEIDGVKSPIKRLGSTRKLLVFNNIRLQLNEQLRCLDVRMEAQVALVAELQDFFRKRAELELDYSKSLDKMARSIQLRHKEQKQKREQWPLFSSYACWQQLVNETKSLSRDHAALSEVYSTHLVGRLNQVMEDVQRIYKRCREIGYETHEEILRVLHELHTTMKTYHAYQAESRQAETKLRVAEQQRNKLEVANADSREKLARSKKYKLIEKEVNKRKSKYQEAKLKALKARNEYILCLEASNTTIHKYFVDDLSDLIDCMDFGFHNCIARALLMHCSAEEGRQRSLQSGAEQLAAFVGALDSRADKQRFLESHHAAFMIPKKFEFQGQRGDETPEPELQKMLHSEMEQRLQQLQQRVTSLRTESEEVWKTLETAEASLLEMLTAKDYDCSRYFGENAVPTSRPPETLQIKLRADRQETEEFYLTKFREYLLGTSRIARLDAKQEYIRQSLLDGSNASPNPSISATKQKQARRKRIGRLQMNGQPKLFGGSLEEYLESTNQEIPLIMKSCIRVINLYGLHHQGIFRVSGSQVEINNFREWFERGEDPLADVTDASDINSVAGVLKLYLRELREPLFPIIYFEHLMELAQLESKQDFVNKMKEMIASLPRPVVIVMRYLFAFLNHLSEFSDENMMDPYNLAICFGPTLVPVPEDKDQVQYQNQVNELIKNIITFCEEIFPEDIGGTQYEKYISREPDDVDVGDSPTDQAQEDMDSEVYPSEDESENLEATAQFDFNARSERELSFKKGDTLTLYTQVSNDWWRGALAGREGLIPDKYIMLKIKDEEREKELLKSSSEESMRRRASSSADSVLSSNNSPLMGPSANPSTWSSGAASDMSSSATTNMITDNSNASGIIASVVTNVPCISSSAQPIISREADSVTSSRPARTSTPTENEKHSEQHRNNADGILQVALENNVDCGIDGGSANSTQQQQQQQQRGGGSNEEIANEDLGRNVLAMMSLDGIVTKRSAAGRKQQHWKSQSVGENVLAQQHQQLQLLSHANSMPTSTTTIAAIAAGTTTTTTTTILTPDADESHQDQQQTTNFSANRELWQRRATSQTQPTPRSSSYSRTSQEFREMRQKHTPDLVMDLPLSAQDPVGKKSASSSSLSSSDEETTMPLSLLAQQQQQTPPSRAEAATSPTGGPESPDMSTAAERFAKQNQCTLKKNTKTVNSENAATTAGNNKLKRIETTAAEHDGTGGIVVVDVENDEIVRSVSSNQITVDSVSGGGGGGGGGGGGSGGSSGSGGIPLRSPLPPRSTPKIVAKFADMHLTGGSQVVSSFKPQVKVKPTILRKPVLPFPHPHMSPELARKIEKQAQSAEQAN, from the exons ATATACGGCTACAGCTGAACGAGCAGCTGCGATGTCTCGACGTGAGGATGGAGGCGCAAGTCGCCCTCGTGGCCGAGCTCCAGGATTTTTTTCGCAAAAGGGCGGAACTGGAGCTGGACTACAGCAAGTCTCTCGACAAGATGGCCAGGAGCATACAGTTGCGGCATAAGGAGCAGAAACAAAA GCGGGAACAATGGCCCCTGTTCTCCAGCTACGCCTGTTGGCAGCAGCTCGTAAACGAGACCAAGTCCCTCAGCAGGGACCATGCCGCCCTGTCCGAGGTTTACAGCACCCACCTCGTGGGCCGTCTCAATCAGGTGATGGAGGACGTGCAGCGAATTTACAAGCGT TGTCGTGAGATCGGCTACGAGACACATGAGGAGATATTGCGAGTGCTACACGAGCTGCATACGACGATGAAGACCTACCATGCCTATCAGGCTGAATCCAGGCAGGCGGAGACGAAGCTCCGCGTTGCCGAGCAGCAACGCAACAAGCTCGAGGTGGCGAACGCGGACAGCCGTGAGAAGCTCGCGCGCAGTAAGAAATACAAGCTCATCGAGAAGGAAGTCAATAAG AGGAAGAGCAAGTACCAAGAGGCAAAACTGAAGGCACTCAAGGCGAGAAACGAGTATATCCTGTGCTTGGAAGCTTCCAACACGACGATACACAAGTATTTCGTCGATGACCTGTCCGATCTTATTGAC TGTATGGACTTTGGATTCCACAATTGCATAGCAAGAGCACTGCTGATGCATTGCAGCGCGGAGGAGGGTAGGCAACGTTCTCTGCAATCTGGCGCCGAACAATTAGCTGCGTTCGTCGGTGCACTCGACTCCCGGGCGGATAAGCAGAGATTCCTGGAGTCTCATCACGCGGCCTTTATGATTCCTAAGAAGTTTGAATTCCAAGGACAGCGTGGAGATGAG ACGCCTGAACCCGAACTGCAAAAGATGCTGCACTCGGAGATGGAACAACGATTGCAGCAACTACAGCAGAGGGTGACGTCTTTGCGAACCGAATCGGAGGAGGTGTGGAAGACACTGGAAACGGCGGAGGCTAGCCTTCTCGAGATGCTGACCGCCAAAGATTACGACTGTTCGAGATACTTTGGCGAGAATGCTGTACCTACGTCGAGGCCGCCGGAGACACTGCAGATCAAGTTGCGAGCTGACAGACAGGAGACTGAAGAATTCTACCTCACG AAATTCAGGGAGTACCTTCTCGGGACGTCGAGAATAGCCAGGTTAGACGCGAAACAGGAGTACATCCGGCAGAGCCTTTTGGATGGCTCAAACGCCAGTCCAAACCCGTCGATTTCCGCGACGAAGCAGAAGCAGGCGCGTCGCAAGCGAATCGGTCGCCTGCAGATGAACGGTCAACCGAAACTGTTCGGCGGTTCACTCGAGGAGTACTTGGAGAGCACAAATCAGGAAATACCGCTGATCATGAAGAGTTGCATTCGCGTGATCAATCTGTACGGCTTACACCATCAGGGTATCTTCCGCGTGTCGGGGTCGCAGGTAGAAATTAACAACTTCCGCGAGTGGTTCGAGCGTGGCGAGGATCCACTTGCGGATGTTACCGACGCTTCGGATATCAACAGCGTCGCTGGCGTGTTGAAGCTCTATCTGAGGGAGTTGCGCGAACCCCTCTTTCCCATCATTTATTTCGAGCATCTGATGGAATTGGCGCAGCTCGAATCGAAGCAAGATTTTGTTAACAAGATGAAGGAAATGATTGCGAGTCTGCCGCGACCAGTCGTAATCGTTATGCGATATCTTTTCGCTTTTCTCAACCA TCTGTCGGAATTCTCGGATGAAAATATGATGGATCCCTACAACCTGGCTATCTGTTTCGGTCCGACCTTGGTGCCTGTTCCGGAAGACAAAGATCAGGTCCAATATCAAAATCAGGTCAATGagcttattaaaaatattatcacctTTTGTGAAGAAATTTTCCCAGAGGATATCGGAGGCACTCAATACGAGAAATACATTAGCAGGGAACCCGACGACGT GGATGTGGGGGATTCGCCGACGGATCAAGCTCAGGAAGACATGGACTCGGAAGTTTACCCGTCCGAAGATG AATCGGAGAATCTCGAAGCTACAGCTCAGTTTGATTTTAATGCGAGATCTGAAAGAGAGCTGAGTTTCAAAAAGGGCGACACCTTGACGCTGTACACGCAGGTCAGCAATGATTGGTGGCGGGGCGCTCTGGCTGGCAGAGAGGGATTGATTCCcgataaatatattatgctCAAGATAAA GGATGAGGAGCGTGAGAAGGAACTTTTAAAATCGTCCAGCGAGGAATCTATGCGCAGAAGAGCGTCTAGTTCAGCGGATAGCGTATTATCAAGTAATAACTCGCCGCTCATGGGCCCGTCAGCGAATCCAAGCACCTGGTCATCCGGCGCGGCGTCCGATATGTCATCATCCGCCACGACGAACATGATAACGGACAATAGTAATGCCAGTGGTATTATCGCGTCTGTGGTGACGAATGTGCCCTGCATCTCGTCGTCGGCGCAACCGATCATCAGTCGAGAG GCTGATTCCGTGACTTCGTCGAGGCCGGCCAGGACGTCCACTCCTACGGAAAACGAGAAGCATTCGGAGCAACATCGGAATAACGCGGATGGCATTCTCCAGGTTGCCCTGGAAAATAATGTCGACTGCGGCATCGACGGCGGTAGCGCGAATTCCactcagcagcagcagcagcagcagcaacgagGCGGAGGCAGCAATGAGGAGATCGCCAACGAGGATCTGGGGCGCAACGTCCTGGCAATGATGTCGTTGGATGGTATCGTGACGAAACGCAGCGCCGCCGGTCGAAAGCAGCAGCATTGGAAGTCGCAGAGCGTCGGCGAGAACGTGCTGGCGCAGCAGCATCAGCAGCTGCAGTTGCTGTCGCACGCGAACTCTATGCCAACCTCGACGACAACAATCGCCGCGATAGCGGCGGgaacgacaacaacgacgacaacgaccaTCTTAACGCCGGATGCCGACGAGTCGCATCAGGATCAACAGCAAACGACCAACTTCTCGGCGAACCGTGAACTCTGGCAGCGTCGCGCCACTTCCCAAACGCAGCCGACCCCCAGATCGTCGTCCTACTCCCGCACATCCCAGGAGTTTCGCGAGATGAGACAGAAGCACACGCCCGACCTAGTGATGGATCTGCCGCTGTCGGCGCAGGATCCGGTCGGCAAGAAATCCGCGTCGTCCAGCAGTCTAAGTAGCTCGGACGAAGAGACGACGATGCCGTTATCCTTATTggcgcagcagcagcagcagacgCCACCCTCGCGAGCGGAGGCGGCCACATCGCCAACCGGCGGTCCCGAGTCACCGGACATGAGCACCGCTGCCGAGCGCTTCGCCAAGCAGAATCAGTGCACCCTGAAGAAAAACACGAAGACCGTGAATTCAGAGAACGCCGCTACCACCGCTGGCAACAACAAGCTGAAGCGAATCGAGACAACGGCGGCAGAGCATGACGGAACGGGGggcatcgtcgtcgtcgacgtggAAAACGACGAGATCGTCCGATCGGTCAGCTCGAATCAGATTACCGTCGACAGCGtcagcggtggtggtggtggtggtggtggtggtggtggtggtagcgGAGGAAGTAGCGGAAGTGGAGGGATACCACTCAGGTCACCCT